One Bemisia tabaci chromosome 7, PGI_BMITA_v3 DNA window includes the following coding sequences:
- the wb gene encoding laminin subunit alpha-1 isoform X2 — MEFTRARYVRLRLQKLNVPTERMLSHLPDKSYHRSLFYSIKEISVGGQCICNGHAAKCRHSRNGESTCECQHNTCGGSCNECCPLFNQRPWRQGTIYSASPCEMCQCHGHATSCVYDATIDEAKLSLDIEGYNNGGGVCTNCTKHTTGINCERCETGWYRPIGVRPDAEVPCLPCQCSPVGSVGSCAPDDLGGKVAGSCECLPGFAGELCDRCAIGFHNYPNCVPCSCDFRGSKESSSCNKHCDCKSNVMGAQCDECKPGFFGLSADNPDGCSPCYCSGISSTCEDSYAYKLDKVDSLNGWLVCDLGVTRTVLPTLDIETNQLYIGNYELPGVESYFWLAPEVYRGDKVTSYGSRIQFHVSWVVMRGDTSGKPTETPDIVIIGNNGLKLGYGKSKYYNEKNESIIINLIERGWFRIEDGNDTHTDSQIQAPVSREQFLSVIGDIKHILLRATFHTDQVEGSLLLAILETGTKNGTGEVVRTVERCICPDGYSGLLCQYCSYGYARILPDSPNKHAVCTLCDCNNHAVSCDPINAVCTSCEHNTTGPKCGQCLPGFYGNAENGEIDDCKPCACPLTEASNNFSAACIANGTDDYTCTQCSKGYAGQHCEECAFGYYGNPLEIGSTCKLCDCNNGPCNQVTGQCLDCKGNTEGWRCEKCKPHHYGDPLNFDCKPCNCSSIGSKTVDSCNTVTGQCECLDNYTGRACDRCFDGFGNVTAGCKLCDCDAIGSQSELCDPQSGQCPCKPGVAGDQCNQCLPSYYGFSTDGCKSCNCDLVGSTNLTCDSFLGTCTCHPNVVGKTCDTCEVGFWGLGYTGCQPCSCDSVGSANSTCNPVTGQCECKIGIGGQNCDRCLPDYYGFSVDGCLKCEPCNNPGFICDPDTGQCVCPVLSEGETCNVCKQNAWGFKPLKGCQPCNCDSHGSLSLQCNSTSGHCLCQEGYEGTHCNRCSPGYFGYPRCRPCNCHQPGVDTLNCQGRECDCDEHGQCPCKSNVIGKRCDECKDGTFGLSSEMPEGCIPCFCFGRTTKCIAAGLSWSQVRLLHSRTLSVEYDSNATQFPPDSQIYPVNTQEICFINLAVPGGGEMSLNSEGLNVTNNLRIIPGDLGDVQIGVSFLFDTPVYWQLPASFLGDKVLSYGGYLRFAVETEGGNTLLPPGVLSSYPLIQIQGNGKIVLEHFPALPNPSNRYEVRLHESLWHVKNNPTEKINRETLMLTLQNLQHILIRATDSVDFKKALLRDVSLDKATEAKGSVVSNAVGVELCECPHQYNSTSCQNPSIGFYRHYNKNSVGSTVIIQVIGEAAPCECNGRSNVCDIETGHCLNCSENTGGENCEYCAEGYYGDPILGPCKPCPCPYTDRNFAQSCQVFPGQETICTCKPGYTGKVCDRCSYGWFGFPQKINGSCRMCECNPHGSVSDECHELSGQCNCKLGITGRDCSVCPPRHTLSNKGCVACEDGCTDLLLDKLEDLEGTLREASITVSDGTIAAPWPRLMVFESNLTELESVAQVFSSTNRKLNLLLEDIDDVIKKKSKHALTKVKKIEKNSLNASTDAYLLRTDAETELLAAKILEREIFEIVYSLKSYGKTEESEDVNTGAALSEAKLLFNQIRDFDFEPITINVINVSEGCKALLDDVEESSNHNDLDNLQKRLDTVLEKIRDLDKNVLNIMGNLEKVRHTTESNKEVALRLDEVSNEIVSIESETDETLNTTLQQMDVIENRFEEFQSNVEELKDVGEYLKNLTRQASEKEASLSNLNPLYKEVYVIPAQKHADGLLESARSYDDLFQFTRQKSDYALRASKAYQSIIDALKSAREAAVNASLAATEAFNQVLPERKEESLLEKAKAAEEESRQIKTRAELQDARVQELHAQFKAHLRAVESLRNNVKKAAKDDNSIAKQLQEVSNDEASKLEETLLRAEDIIQVANEIYDNATVISSDAAINLRPQLKKLDDEGELSLQAAEDKITDVHSVSKRVQEQLAIMQLAEAKRNEKFTLWNSTLLEKLDAVKMKITQARHIADGIRLSLTSKGERGSCIRSYQPDLLESSITNTIVLTYAISSQHRDALLFYLPSSTTSDFLAVEMVNRKIRFVWNVGGDTGEVTNAVHIQTAGDLSNDQHWYRIEAERKANVGTLYVRPQVLPFGSYLRDGSPVTGNSTGGIGRLDVSPHDRVWVGGADHKPAELRSMQPGLVGCLHNLFLDGRPIGLWDFRTQTEGCTACIEGAEEVKDEQTYRFLGDGYAVLHHDSSSAYNKYLLSVSLNFKTFDEDALLFLAVTNDTDKFVSVTLSEGRVVFRVGYGGDISLEISSNSRYNTGNWTRLEATRYFDRKKKVEKGILKIGTESRDGAPTPPPNQDAIPDLSQAQLFVGGTPPSFRTRRWPGSYLGCMSEVNVAQEGYNLLRGQFWGIQPSCSQKALTIAGFNGNGYLELASYSLEKKAAFGFVFATLQQNCLLMLSTSQGLMNRQSYYAVSLRNGQIDVRLNAGHGEVRLASTSSDYGNGQFHSVVVIKRGKKLELQVDDTTDSSATLPRGSLNIKVPGDAGGLFFGGIPPDINTTGLAVSDEPLIGTIKDAIFNNSVLAFDKPLEFEHVAIGRHGPVPVRTEASRLEVESMQISPENSANGCRKVSSYPIESGAAKFGDTPHSHVQIDFSKRNLGNIFQDNFTLEMQFRTFYPNGVLLVIPSIKNKLANFIMATLVNGRLKVIVQGKKKKKSESMSQIAVNDGLWHHMMLMKEEHIFRMQIDNNPPISFEAHKKSNIGNITYIGGLPEELLTSMKFSYFPKTETFKGCLARLILNGQFEDLVGDKYHKVGQCFPHVEKGSYFPGDAFAIYENEFDVGSLIELEIEFRTSEMNGIILSVSQPEGYPALSLQFINGKVVMTGDMGDRRPFRVELGLGSDFAVCDNKWHRIVAQFNNDEITLRLDSEGTKYWLSDNGHLTGAHTNSPLYIGGLPDHATIDTLETRENFKGCIRYVSINKIRKDWIEMEALHSILLGSCPRDNDPKS; from the exons AAACACACAACAGGCATCAATTGTGAGCGCTGCGAAACAGGCTGGTATCGACCAATCGGAGTAAGGCCAGATGCTGAGGTTCCGTGTTTGCCTTGCCAATGCAGTCCTGTCGGGTCTGTCGGCTCCTGCGCTCCTGATGACCTCGGTGGCAAG GTTGCTGGCTCCTGCGAGTGTCTTCCAGGATTTGCGGGCGAACTATGCGATCGCTGTGCTATTGGTTTTCACAACTATCCAAACTGTGTACCATGTTCCTGTGATTTTCGCGGATCAAAAGAGTCCTCCTCATGTAATAAGCATTGTGATTGCAAG TCGAATGTGATGGGTGCCCAGTGTGATGAATGCAAGCCTGGATTTTTTGGCCTCTCAGCAGACAATCCAGATGGGTGCTCACCATGCTATTGTTCAGGCATTTCGAGCACTTGTGAAGACTCATATGCGTACAAATTAGATAAG GTGGACAGCCTTAACGGATGGCTTGTTTGTGATTTAGGCGTCACTCGCACAGTATTGCCGACGCTGGACATCGAAACTAACCAACTCTACATCGGCAATTATGAACTGCCAGGTGTCGAAAGCTATTTTTGGCTTGCGCCGGAGGTCTATCGTGGCGACAAAGTCACTAGCTATGGAAGCAGGATCCAGTTCCACGTCTCCTGGGTCGTTATGCGTGGAGACACCAGCGGCAAACCTACTGAAACTCCAGATATTGTCATCATC GGTAACAATGGTCTGAAACTTGGCTACGGAAAAAGCAAGTACTATAACGAGAAAAATGAGAGCATCATTATCAATCTGATTGAGAGAGGTTGGTTCAGAATAGAGGATGGGAATGATACTCACACTGACTCACAAATACAAGCCCCAGTGTCGCGGGAACAGTTCCTCAGTGTAATTGGTGATATCAAGCATATTTTGCTGCGGGCAACTTTTCACACAGATCAAGTTGAAGGAAG TTTGCTGCTTGCCATCCTTGAAACGGGGACAAAGAACGGAACGGGTGAAGTAGTCCGGACAGTGGAACGGTGCATTTGTCCAGATGGCTATTCAGGTTTGTTGTGCCAGTACTGTAGCTATGGCTACGCAAGGATTTTGCCTGACTCACCTAACAAACACGCCGTTTGTACCCTTTGCGACTGCAACAACCATGCTGTTAGCTGCGATCCCATCAATGCTGTTTGCACG TCTTGCGAGCACAACACAACAGGACCGAAGTGCGGGCAGTGTCTTCCAGGGTTCTACGGAAATGCTGAGAATGGCGAAATTGACGATTGCAAACCATGCGCGTGTCCGCTGACAGAAGCATCCAACAACTTCAGTGCAGCCTGCATTGCTAACGGAACGGACGACTACACCTGCACGCAATGTTCAAAAGGTTACGCGGGTCAACATTGTGAAGA ATGTGCATTTGGCTATTATGGAAACCCTCTTGAAATCGGCTCAACCTGTAAGCTTTGCGACTGCAACAACGGTCCATGCAATCAGGTAACTGGCCAATGCCTGGACTGCAAAGGCAACACTGAAGGCTGGCGTTGCGAGAAATGCAAGCCGCATCACTACGGGGACCCACTAAATTTTGACTGCAAAC CATGTAATTGTAGTAGCATTGGCTCTAAGACAGTTGATTCCTGCAATACGGTTACCGGTCAGTGTGAGTGCTTGGACAACTACACAGGACGAGCGTGTGATCGCTGTTTT gacGGGTTCGGAAACGTCACTGCAGGCTGCAAACTTTGTGACTGTGATGCAATTGGCTCTCAATCTGAGCTCTGTGATCCACAGTCTGGACAGTGTCCATGCAAACCAGGAGTAGCTGGTGATCAGTGTAACCAGTGTTTGCCATCCTATTACGGCTTCTCCACTGACGGTTGTAAAA GTTGTAACTGCGATTTGGTTGGGAGCACAAACCTCACATGCGACTCGTTCCTGGGAACATGCACGTGTCACCCGAACGTGGTGGGCAAAACATGCGATACGTGCGAAGTGGGTTTCTGGGGTCTTGGTTACACCGGCTGCCAACCGTGCAGTTGTGACAGTGTTGGCTCAGCCAACTCCACATGCAACCCTGTCACTGGACAGTGCGAGTGCAAAATCGGCATCGGGGGTCAAAACTGCGACCGCTGTCTTCCTGATTATTATGGATTCTCCGTAGATGGATGTTTAA aatGTGAACCTTGCAACAATCCTGGTTTCATCTGTGATCCAGACACAGGTCAATGCGTTTGCCCAGTTCTGTCGGAGGGAGAGACATGCAACGTCTGCAAACAAAATGCTTGGGGTTTCAAGCCCCTGAAAGGCtgtcag CCATGCAATTGCGACAGCCATGGATCTCTGAGCCTGCAGTGTAATTCGACCAGTGGTCACTGTCTGTGCCAGGAAGGTTACGAAGGGACTCATTGCAATCGCTGCTCTCCTGGTTACTTTGGTTACCCACGGTGTCGCCCATGCAATTGTCACCAACCCGGGGTTGACACACTCAACTGTCAAGGAAGGGAGTGTGATTGCGACGAACATGGCCAGTGTCCTTGCAAG TCGAATGTCATCGGTAAACGGTGTGATGAATGTAAAGATGGGACGTTCGGACTCTCCTCGGAAATGCCAGAAGGGTGTATACCTTGCTTCTGTTTCGGGAGGACCACAAAGTGTATTGCGGCCGGCCTTTCGTGGTCGCAAGTTCGACTCCTACACTCAAGGACTCTCTCTGTTGAGTACGATAGCAACGCAACACAGTTTCCTCCAGATTCGCAAATTTATCCTGTTAACACGCAAGAAATCTGTTTCATCAAT CTGGCAGTTCCGGGTGGTGGAGAGATGAGCCTCAACAGCGAAGGTTTAAATGTAACAAACAATCTGCGAATAATCCCTGGCGATTTAGGTGATGTGCAAATCGGAGTGAGCTTTCTGTTTGACACTCCTGTCTACTGGCAGCTACCAGCCAGTTTCCTTGGAGACAAG gTGTTATCATATGGTGGCTACCTGCGCTTTGCAGTGGAAACGGAGGGAGGTAACACTCTCTTACCGCCTGGAGTGCTGTCGTCGTACCCGCTCATCCAGATACAAGGCAATGGGAAGATTGTTCTTGAACACTTTCCCGCTTTGCCGAATCCCTCAAACCGCTATGAAGTTCG GCTTCATGAATCGTTGTGGCATGTGAAGAATAATCCAACAGAGAAAATTAATAGAGAAACATTGATGTTAACCTTGCAGAATTTACAGCATATTCTCATTCGGGCTACCGACTCAGTCGATTTTAAGAAAGCTTT ATTAAGAGATGTATCATTAGACAAAGCCACTGAAGCAAAAGGCTCGGTCGTTTCCAATGCAGTAGGCGTTGAGCTGTGCGAGTGCCCTCATCAATATAATTCCACGTCGTGTCAGAACCCAAGCATTGGCTTCTACCGTCACTACAACAAAAACAGTGTTGGCTCCACTGTTATCATCCAGGTCATCGGGGAAGCAGCTCCGTGTGAATGTAATGGCCGTTCAAATGTTTGCGACATTGAAACTGGCCACTGCCTG AATTGTTCTGAGAACACAGGTGGAGAGAATTGCGAGTATTGTGCCGAAGGATATTACGGCGACCCAATCTTGGGTCCATGCAAACCGTGCCCTTGCCCTTATACCGATCGTAATTTTGCTCAGAGCTGTCAAGTTTTTCCTGGTCAAGAAACCATTTGCACATGCAAACCTGGCTACACCGGCAAAGTGTGTGATAG GTGCAGTTACGGGTGGTTTGGGTTTCCGCAGAAGATAAACGGATCATGTAGGATGTGCGAGTGCAACCCTCACGGGAGTGTGAGCGATGAATGTCATGAGTTGAGCGGCCAGTGCAACTGTAAACTGGGCATAACCGGAAGGGACTGTTCCGTTTGTCCACCTCGCCATACCCTCTCAAACAAAGGATGTGTAG CTTGCGAAGATGGCTGCACTGATTTATTGTTGGACAAATTGGAAGATCTGGAAGGCACTCTCAGAGAAGCATCCATCACCGTCTCTGATGGCACAATCGCTGCTCCTTGGCCAAGGCTCATGGTGTTCGAATCAAACCTGACGGAACTCGAAAGCGTAGCACAAGTTTTCTCCAGCACCAATCGCAAGCTGAATTTACTCTTGGAGGACATCGATGATGTTATCAAGAAGAAATCCAAGCATGCTCTCACTAAG GTGAAAAAGATAGAGAAAAACAGTTTGAATGCTTCCACGGATGCTTATCTTCTCCGAACAGATGCTGAGACAGAATTGCTAGCTGCGAAAATCCTAGAacgtgaaatttttg AAATCGTTTATTCATTGAAAAGCTATGGAAAAACTGAAGAAAGTGAGGATGTAAATACCGGAGCTGCCCTGTCCGAAGCAAAATTGCTGTTCAATCAAATCAGAGATTTCGATTTTGAACCAATCACAATCAATGTCATCAATGTCTCCGA GGGTTGCAAAGCACTACTTGATGATGTTGAAGAGTCGAGTAATCATAACGATTTGGATAACCTTCAAAAGAGGCTGGAtacagtccttgaaaaaatcagagatcTGGACAAAAATGTTCTCAACATAATGGGCAATTTAGAAAAG GTTAGGCACACAACGGAAAGTAACAAAGAGGTAGCATTGCGGCTGGACGAAGTTTCAAATGAAATCGTCTCCATCGAAAGCGAAACTGATGAGACTTTGAATACAACTCTACAACAAATGGATGTGATTGAAAATCGTTTTGAGGAATTTCAATCAAACGTTGAG GAATTGAAAGATGTCGGAGAGTATCTGAAGAATCTTACGAGACAAGCATCGGAGAAAGAAGCCAGTCTGTCAAATCTGAATCCACTTTACAAAGAGGTCTACGTTATTCCCGCCCAAAAACACGCAGATGGTTTACTAGAATCAGCTCGCAGTTATGATGA TCTTTTCCAGTTCACGCGGCAAAAGTCGGACTATGCATTACGCGCAAGCAAAGCTTATCAAAGTATCATCGATGCTTTGAAAAGCGCTCGAGAGGCGGCTGTCAATGCCAGCTTAGCTGCCACGGAGGCTTTTAATCAA GTTCTGCCAGAACGCAAAGAAGAATCACTCTTGGAGAAAGCAAAAGCAGCGGAAGAGGAATCAAGGCAGATAAAAACCCGTGCCGAGCTCCAAGATGCGCGTGTTCAGGAACTGCATGCGCAATTCAAAGCGCATCTACGTGCAGTCGAGTCCTTGAGGAATAATGTTAAGAAAGCAGCCAAAGATGATAACAGCATTGCCAAACAGTTACAAGAAGTTTCCAACGACGAAG CATCAAAACTAGAAGAAACATTGCTTCGAGCCGAAGACATCATTCAAGTCGCAAACGAAATTTATGATAATGCAACAGTCATCAGCAGCGATGCAGCAATAAATTTAAGACCCCAACTAAAGAAGCTGGATGACGAAGGAGAGCTAAGTTTACAAGCAGCGGAAGACAAAA TAACAGACGTGCATTCTGTGAGCAAAAGAGTGCAAGAGCAGCTTGCCATCATGCAGCTAGCTGAGGcaaaaagaaacgaaaaattCACACTTTGGAACAGCACCCTACTGGAGAAATTAGATGCTGTGAAAATGAAGATTACTCAAGCTCGGCATATAGCAGACGGT ATTCGTCTGTCATTGACAAGCAAAGGAGAACGAGGGTCATGTATCCGATCCTACCAACCGGATCTTCTAGAATCAAGCATCACCAACACAATCGTCCTCACCTATGCAATCAGCTCTCAACATCGTGATGCTCTCTTGTTTTATCTGCCAAGTTCCACCACA AGTGATTTCCTGGCAGTGGAAATGGTCAACCGAAAAATCAGATTTGTGTGGAATGTTGGAGGAGACACAGGGGAAGTGACAAACGCAGTTCACATTCAAACTGCAGGTGACCTCAGCAATGACCAGCATTGGTATCGCATTGAAGCAGAAAG GAAAGCAAACGTGGGAACACTGTACGTGCGGCCTCAAGTTTTGCCGTTCGGGTCGTACCTTCGCGATGGTTCACCGGTAACAGGGAATTCAACAGGAGGGATCGGGCGCCTGGATGTGAGCCCCCACGATCGTGTATGGGTTGGCGGCGCTGACCACAAACCAGCCGAGTTGCGTTCCATGCAGCCAGGTCTTGTCGGTTGTCTCCATAATCTTTTCCTCGATGGCCGTCCAATTGGGTTATGGGACTTCCGCACTCAAACAGAAGGCTGCACTGCTTGTATTGAGGG TGCTGAGGAGGTGAAAGACGAACAAACATACCGATTCTTGGGCGACGGTTATGCAGTTCTACACCATGACAGTTCCTCTGCCTACAATAAATATCTCCTCTCCGTATCGCTGAACTTCAAGACTTTCGACGAAGATGCCCTACTATTTTTGGCTGTCACAAACGATACT GATAAATTTGTCTCTGTCACACTTTCTGAGGGTCGTGTAGTTTTCCGAGTTGGTTACGGAGGTGATATTAGTCTTGAGATATCAAGTAACTCACGCTACAACACAGGCAACTGGACTCGACTGGAGGCTACAAGATACTTTGATCGGAAGAAAAAAGTAGAGAAAG GTATCCTGAAAATCGGAACGGAATCGCGAGATGGGGCGCCAACACCACCTCCTAATCAAGATGCAATCCCTGATCTATCCCAAGCGCAGTTATTCGTGGGCGGCACTCCACCAAGTTTCCGAACAAGACGTTGGCCAGGTTCTTACTTGGGCTGCATGTCGGAAGTGAACGTTGCACAAGAAGGTTACAATCTGTTGCGTGGGCAATTCTGGGGTATCCAGCCCTCATGCTCGCAAAAG GCTCTAACCATTGCTGGATTCAATGGAAACGGATACTTGGAGCTGGCATCGTACAGCCTTGAGAAAAAAGCTGCTTTCGGCTTTGTGTTTGCAACCTTACAGCAGAATTGCTTGTTGATGTTGTCCACCTCTCAAGGACTAATG AATCGACAAAGTTACTATGCGGTGAGCCTCCGCAACGGCCAGATCGACGTGCGGTTGAATGCAGGTCACGGAGAGGTGCGGCTGGCGAGCACAAGCTCCGACTACGGCAATGGGCAGTTCCACTCGGTGGTCGTCATCAAGCGAGGCAAGAAACTGGAACTCCAAGTCGACGACACGACAGATTCCTCAGCAACGCTCCCTCGTGGGAGCCTCAACATTAAAGTCCCTGGAGATGCCGGTGGCCTCTTCTTCGGTGGAATACCACCGGATATCAACACAACTGGCCTGGCTGTCTCAGATGAACCTCTTATTGGGACCATCAAAGACGCAATCTTTAATAACAG tgttctagCCTTTGATAAGCCGTTGGAATTTGAGCACGTGGCAATTGGTCGTCATGGACCCGTGCCAGTGCGGACGGAGGCATCTCGACTCGAGGTGGAATCCATGCAGATTTCTCCAGAAAACTCAGCCAATGGCTGTCGCAAAGTTTCCAGCTACCCAATCGAGTCGGGAGCAGCTAAATTCGGTGACACTCCTCACAGTCATGTCCAAATTGATTTCTCCAAGCGTAACCTTGGAAACATTTTTCAGGACAATTTTACGCTAGAGATGCAGTTCAGAACTTTTTATCCCAATGGAGTACTCCTAGTTATACCT agcatcaaaaacaaattagcAAACTTCATAATGGCAACGCTCGTGAATGGCCGGTTAAAGGTCATTGTCcaggggaagaagaagaaaaaatctgagagcATGTCTCAAATTGCAGTGAATGATGGATTGTGGCATCAT ATGATGCTCATGAAAGAGGAACACATATTCCGCATGCAAATTGACAACAATCCGCCTATCTCGTTCGAGGCCCACAAGAAGTCGAACATCGGAAACATTACATACATCGGAGGTCTGCCAGAGGAACTCTTAACCTCAATG AAATTCTCATATTTCCCCAAAACAGAAACTTTCAAAGGCTGCTTAGCTCGTTTAATCCTGAACGGTCAGTTCGAAGACTTGGTCGGAGATAAGTATCATAAAGTAGGACAGTGTTTCCCGCATGTTGAGAAGGGCTCTTATTTTCCAGGAGACGCTTTTGCTATCTATG aaaatgagtTCGATGTCGGTTCGTTAATAGAATTAgaaattgaattccgaacgTCTGAAATGAATGGAATCATCCTCTCTGTATCACAACCAGAAGGGTATCCAGCTCTTTCTCTCCAGTTTATCAATGGCAAG GTTGTAATGACAGGCGACATGGGCGACCGCCGGCCTTTCCGTGTTGAGCTAGGTTTGGGCTCTGATTTTGCAGTGTGCGATAACAAATGGCATCGGATCGTGGCCCAGTTCAACAACGATGAGATAACACTGAGGCTGGACAGCGAGGGAACCAAGTACTGGCTCTCGGATAATGGACATTTGACTGGAGCGCACACTAATAGTCCACTCTACATCGGAGGCTTACCAG